CTTCCATGCAagttaaaaacttcaaacagcCCGACAAGGCAACAAGCATGTTATTGCTCTAGGACCGTACATTCACCTCCAAGGCACAGCAAAAGCAAGCCAAAGAGGTAAACTTGAGTCCAATTATACAACTTCTAATAATCATGAAAAATATTCAAAAAAATCGAACTAGGTACTAACAGAAAATCACAAAATATTGAACCTCAATTGCCCATAGATTGAAAGAGATCTTAGGAGAAATCTTAATAAAGAGGATATCATTATTGTAGGGCGCTGTATTCATCTCTAAGGCATGGCAACAGAAAACAAGAGAGGTAAACTTCAGTCCCACTTAACAATCCAAAACGTCAGCACTACAAACTAGACGGAATATCATAATATAAAGGACAGACAGTCAGAATACATAGCCCTAACTTTGCAAAACATTCAACAGAGTATTATAACAAACTACATAGACTATCAATTCCCAAATTAATCAatcaagtgaaaaaaaaacttaggaGCCGAATTGAAGCAGTCTCAGGGAGAGGTTTTTAAAAAGCGTTACTTTCTCCAAGGCACTGCATTAATGTCTAAATTTCAGACTTATCCTACGAATTAAATTGTCAACACGACCTGCAATGAACATCGTCATATAAACAGTAACAGTTGGAAGATGCTAACGTTAGTGCTGAACTTCTGAAGGACTGACACTACGAGATACAAACATTTACAATTCCAAGACACAGAAAAGCTTACATATAAGATCTGTAAGCAGATTAATTACGACAAGCTAATCGCGCATAAACGAATCAATAGGAGGCGATCTATACCCTTGGAGCTGCGCAGCGTCTTGAGTACAGTCTTGTAACCGAGCGTGTACTTGCCGCTCTTCATCACCAGCTGCAGCTTGTTGTTGATGTTCTCCGTGCTCTTCTTCTGCAGCGCAGATCGATAGAAACCCGTGAGAAATCCACCCCACCAACAGAACACAAAATCAAACTCGAAGCGGGAAGAACAGTCGAAGGGGATCGATTAGGGTTTCGTACCGCCTTCTTCGTGGGAGCCATCGTTTCGagcggccgcggcgggagACGACGAGCAAGGTGATGCGtgtaggcggcggcgcaaaTGGAGAACTGGCTAGGGTTTAGCGAGACGGAGTATATAGGTGCGGCTGTTTGAACAACATTACCTGGTTACCCCTGGGCCTGCCGTGACCTAACTGGGCCTCATTGGAGCAATGGAGCACATCGAGCCCAGATATATATTACCTAATTCCACtaaacaaaagatatattACCTTATGGGTTGTTCCCCTAAAAAGGAAGACCTAATGGGCTGTCAGTGGGTCCGCGTTGTCAGATAGTTTGATCGTAAATATGCTCTGGTGGTTCCGAAGCTCCAACTCATCTACCCTCTAATCGCAAAAACCCTAGCACGGAGTGTtacgccaccgccgccgcctcttcaGCAGCTGCAACGAAGGagtcgccggagaagatgaagggtgagggggagaagaagaggaagacgtTGGACATCCTCGCGGGTTCCGACGACGactccgacggcggcgccgaggacaACTCGAAGATCCAGATCAACGAGGAGTACGCGCGCCGCTTCGAGCACAACAAGCGGCGGGAGGCGCTGCAGCGCCtcggggagaagaagaggaagggtcTTGTCGTCGAttccgacgacgaggacgatgacgacgagTCGTCGGATGATGAGGACGAAaaggtcgccgccgcctcccgccgcgtCGACCGCCGCGTGCTCCAGGTCATCCGCCGCATCCGCAGCGGGGACAGCGCCCTCTTCGACAAAGAAGCCAAGGTGTATTCCTCGTCGGAGGACGAGGCCAGCGAGGAGGAGCCCAAGAAGGGGAAGGCTAAGAAGGAGCGGCCATTGTACCTCAAAGATGTCAACGCCCGCGACCTGCTTGAGGAGGGCGCTGAGTTCGCTGGGCAGAGCAGCCGCGGCAGCAAGTACGACAAAATTGCGTACGACGACCGTCAAAGGGAGGGGCTGAAGGAGTTCCTTgaggcggagaagaaggcaTTAGGAGAtggcgatgatgatgatgatgatgatctgTTCATGGAGAAGCAGAAGGGTGGAGATGGTGGTGACAGCGAGGAGGAGAATGATGAGGAGAAGCAGACAGAGGAGCTGCTGGGTGAGGTTTTCGGGAAGGATGAGGAGCTGGATGACAACGAGAAGTTTTTGAAGGATTACATCCTCAATAGGCCGTACCTTGAACCGGTGACAGATAATAAGTTTTCTTTGCATGATATCAAGGAGGTGtcggaggaagaggatgagaTCGAAAAGCAGGAGAATTATGAGATTGGTTATAGTTACCGTCATGAGGAGGTGGCTGCATCAGACACGTTGGTTACTGATCGGGTAATGGGACATCCTCGGGTTGTTGAGGGCTCtgtgaggaagaaggagagcaGCAGGAAGAAGCAGCGGAAGAGCAAAGAGGAGCTGAATGCACGAGCCAAGCAAGAGCAAGCAGAGGAGCTGAAGCATCTCAagaatttgaagaaaaaagagattGCTGAGAAGCTTGCAAAGATCCAGATGGTTGCTGGAATTGAAGGGGGTGCTGCTTGTAAGCTTGGTGCAGATGACTTGGAAGAAGATTTTGATCCAGAGGATTATGACAGGAAAATGCAGGTGATGTTCGATGACAACTACTATGGTGCTGAGGAGGTTGATCCTGGGTTTGGAAGTGGGGATGAATTTGATTTGGGGAAACCTGATTTTGACAAGGAAGATGAATTGCTTGGGCTACCTAAAGAGTGGGCTCTTGGTGATAAAGAAGTGGCTACTGCCACTGATGAGAAAGCTGTCGatgagaagaaaaggaagaagaaaagtaaGGAGCTTGCAAACAGTGAGGAGGTtggtgaaaaaagaaaagggaagatCTCTCTCAAGGACAAGGTGGAGCTTGAGAAGGAGCTTGAAGAGTACTATAAGCTAGACTACGAGGACACCATTGGAGACCTGAAGACACGGTTTAAGTACAAGAAAGTTCAGCCAAACAGTTTTGGTCTGGAGACCTTCGAGATATTGCAATCAGATGACAGGGATTTGAATCAATATGTTTCCATGAAGAAGCTAGCACCATATAGGGAAGATGAATGGAAGGTGACTCATCATAAGAAGCTAAGCAAGGATTTGATCCTTGGAGGACAGAAGATAGAAGGCAAGAAGAGCAAAACTGGGAAGAAATCTAGATCCGAGGAAGGCCGTAGTTCTGAAAAGCCAGAGAAAGATCTGCTGACAGGTGAAGAAGAAACAGATGCAAAGACGAAATCCGAAGGCAAGAAGATCAAAACTGGCAAGAAATCAAGGTCTGAGGAAGCCCCTAGTGCTCAAAAGCCAGAGGAAGATAAGCTGACAAGTGATCAAGAAGGAACAGATGCTAAGAAAAAGTCATCTAGAAGCGAAAGAAGGAATCGTCGTAGGAAGGAGTTGAAAATGCCCAAGGAAAGACTAGAGGCATATGGAAAGATAAATCCAAAGCGTCACAAGAGCAATTGAGTTTTGGGGATTAGTTTGCCTAGAGAATTTAATatttgctgcattttttgGGGGGGTGTTACCCTAGTGAAAACATCTGTCTGGAACCATCAATATATTATTTAAGCAGGATATATTCCTTGTTTCCATGAGTAATTTTCGTTTGTCTGATGTGCTTAAATTTTTTAGTCTCGTCATATTCACCCAATTTTCTGAATCTGATCACAATATTCAGGTCAATAcccttgcatttttttaaatgtggTAGCAGTATTTGCTTGTCGGAACAGCCCGCTGCTCTTTGCAGTGTGACATACTGAATCAGACGAGAGATCAACCGCGAGGGAGTGCTAAGTAAGAAGCACGTGGTTAGGCCAAGCATACCTAagatctgaatttttttacaCTGCTCACTGCCTGACGAAAAACTCCCATCAATAATGTAACACAATGCAATAGCAACTAAACTAGCCAGGGCTCACCGAGTGAAGACCAAATCAAAGTAGCCACAGAGCAGTGGCAACTTGGTCAACACAATTATTTTTGGCCTGGCATCTTCTTCCCATCATCTAATTTGTCTATTCTTGTCATCTTGCCCTCTCCGCAAAAATAATTACTTGATGAGTTTATTCCCTTTTGTTGGTTGTTGCACATGTCCCTTTCTTCTGTCATCACAATCTTAAGCATCCCATTGTTGTGCTCTTTGTATAATGGTCGGATATTAGCTGTTTATATATATGTCTCTTTCTGGTTTCTACTCCCAACCACTGTTTCCAGTTTGTGCCCTGCTGTTTCCCAATCTTTCTTCTCCCCAGAGACCTCTATGATCAATTTGCTCTTCCTGTACAGCTTACTATTTTGATTTCTTGCATGAAACAGACAGAGTGATGCTGGTTTACTGCCAATTTTGAGTGCTTGTGCTCTCTATTATTACCTGTATTTGGCTCCTTCAGTTTTAGGTTTTTGTTCAATAACCAGTTGGGGTTTGGTAATCTTGCTGCGCAATGTCCACAACTGAAAGCAGAAGGCTGTCTGATGACTATGAAGTGGTGGATGTCCTTGGCCGAGGTGGTTTCTCAATAGTGAGAAGAGGAGTGAGCAAGTCTGAAGGAAATATACAAGTTGCCATAAAGACTCTCCGAAGGCTTGGACCAGCGATGATGGGGATGCAACAAGGATCAAAGGGTGCGCCGAGCTCTGGGCTACCGGTGTGGAAGCAGGTATCCATCTCCGATGCTTTGCTAACTAATGAGATACTTGTTATGAGGAGGATAGTGGAGAATGTTGCGCCGCATCCAAATGTTATCAACCTGCATGATGTGTATGAAGATGTTCACGGTGTGCACCTTGTACTTGAGCTGTGCTCAGGTGGTGAACTGTTTGATAGGATAATAGGACGTGACAGGTACTCGGAGTTCGATGCAGCTGCTGTCATTAGTCAGATTGCTAGTGGATTGAAGGCTCTTCATAAGGCGAACATCATACACAGGGACTTGAAGCCAGAGAATTGCCTCTTCTTGGACAGAAAAGAGAATTCCACATTGAAGATCATGGATTTTGGTTTGAGTTCTGTAGAAGATTTCAGTGACCCAATTGTGGCGCTGTTTGGATCAGTAGATTATGTTTCACCAGAAGCACTCTCGAGGCAAGAGGTTTCAGCTGCAAGTGATATGTGGTCTGTTGGGGTGATTCTGTATATTCTTTTATCCGGGTATGCTGGTCATCCTTTCTGGTGATAATTCTTTTGGCTTCATTACTTCATTATAGTTTGCAGgctttaattaatttgtatATTTCAGATGCCCACCATTTCATGCTGCAACGAATCGAGAAAAACAGCAAAGGATCCTGCAAGTAAGTATTCCTCTGAACTAGCTTCTGGGGGAAATGTTCTGCAATGGTGATCAAATTGGTTTGGAGTCATCTTGTGCTTCATATATTTCCATCTTTTCCACCCTTTTTAGCAATTCCAACAAGTTACGACAATAATATCGATTAAACACGCTGGCACACTTGTGGAGAAGGGAGTTGTATCAATTTTTCTGGAAGTATCTTTGTATTTGCTCAAGAAACAGAATCATTGCACCCATGATTATACTGCTGTTGTGTTCACAATTTCTACTGATCTCCAGAGACTATCTGACGTATGCTCATCCAGTGTAAATTATGGGTCTGTCCTTTGATACACCCTGTAACGTCAGCATCAGTATCCACCTTCTATCAGCTGGTTTGAAATAATTGACCTTACGCAGTATAGTAACATGCCTGCCAATCATTGTTGAGTTTTCTTGTTCTGTTAGTTGTTGGCACTTGAATTTTATTTGTCTTATTTGCTGTCCAGTTCCAAACTTCTAATGGAGCCAGTTTCCTTGATATGCCAAGTCGGTAGCTAACTAGACCTTCCTTTGAGGGGTGCAGACAAATATTTTCTTACATACAAGCCATAAGAATATATCAAGATTTTACTCAGCAACAAGATATGAGCCATTTTGGATGTAGCGTTAATTGGAGATTGCATCATAAAGGAATTGTAACATTTGTAAAATTGGGACATTTGTCTTTGAAGAACCAAGGGCTCCAAACTTAGTCGGTCGTCTTTGGAGATGCTCCTGATTGGTTACTTGCTTCTTGATTTAGTCAGGATATTGATCTAATGTCATGTCTTTTGTGCTCTTCTTTCAGGGTGAATTCAGTTTTCAGGAGCACACATGGAAAACAATATCTTCATCGGCCAAAGATTTGATATCCAGTCTCCTTTCTGTTGAACCTTACAAAAGGCCCACTGCGAGTGATGTCCGTCTCCTGTTCCTTCCTTCGCTTTTTTGGAGTTGACTTGATATTAGTTAATCTGTCTGTACTAAACTTCGGCACCATTTATGATTGCAAACCAGCTTCTGTTGCATCCGTGGGTGATAGGAGACTGCGCCAAGCAAGATCTCATGGATGCAGAGGTCGTCTCAAAACTGCAGAGGTTCAATGCTAGAAGGAAACTGCGAGCAGCAGCAATAGCCAGCGTCCTGAGCAGCAAAGTGGCATTGAGGACAAAAAGGCTGAGGAGTCTTTTGGGAACCCATGACCTTACCTCCGAGGAGCTAGATAACCTGCGGCTTCATTTTTCACGGATGTGAGTATATGAGCTTATCCTATCTTCAAATTTTTGTTCACTACTTTGACGTCGGTAACAACATTTTTAGTTAGCGACAAGGTGAACACAGTGTTTGCGCAAAATGCAGGTCAATTCATTATGTATATTCTCTCAAAAAGTCATTTAAACATCAAATAAGTACTAAGTGGATTGCAAGATGTAGGCTTGCATTTACTCCATATTGTTGAATGGGACAATAATTGAGTATTGTGTTGCTTCTAT
The Brachypodium distachyon strain Bd21 chromosome 2, Brachypodium_distachyon_v3.0, whole genome shotgun sequence genome window above contains:
- the LOC100830001 gene encoding calcium-dependent protein kinase 2, with the translated sequence MKGEGEKKRKTLDILAGSDDDSDGGAEDNSKIQINEEYARRFEHNKRREALQRLGEKKRKGLVVDSDDEDDDDESSDDEDEKVAAASRRVDRRVLQVIRRIRSGDSALFDKEAKVYSSSEDEASEEEPKKGKAKKERPLYLKDVNARDLLEEGAEFAGQSSRGSKYDKIAYDDRQREGLKEFLEAEKKALGDGDDDDDDDLFMEKQKGGDGGDSEEENDEEKQTEELLGEVFGKDEELDDNEKFLKDYILNRPYLEPVTDNKFSLHDIKEVSEEEDEIEKQENYEIGYSYRHEEVAASDTLVTDRVMGHPRVVEGSVRKKESSRKKQRKSKEELNARAKQEQAEELKHLKNLKKKEIAEKLAKIQMVAGIEGGAACKLGADDLEEDFDPEDYDRKMQVMFDDNYYGAEEVDPGFGSGDEFDLGKPDFDKEDELLGLPKEWALGDKEVATATDEKAVDEKKRKKKSKELANSEEVGEKRKGKISLKDKVELEKELEEYYKLDYEDTIGDLKTRFKYKKVQPNSFGLETFEILQSDDRDLNQYVSMKKLAPYREDEWQGSKGAPSSGLPVWKQVSISDALLTNEILVMRRIVENVAPHPNVINLHDVYEDVHGVHLVLELCSGGELFDRIIGRDRYSEFDAAAVISQIASGLKALHKANIIHRDLKPENCLFLDRKENSTLKIMDFGLSSVEDFSDPIVALFGSVDYVSPEALSRQEVSAASDMWSVGVILYILLSGCPPFHAATNREKQQRILQGEFSFQEHTWKTISSSAKDLISSLLSVEPYKRPTASDLLLHPWVIGDCAKQDLMDAEVVSKLQRFNARRKLRAAAIASVLSSKVALRTKRLRSLLGTHDLTSEELDNLRLHFSRICADGENATLSEFEQVLKAMKMDSLAPLAPRVFDLFDNNRDGTVDMREILCGLSSLRNSRGDDALRLCFQMYDTDRSGCISKEELASMLRALPEECLPGDIAEPGKLDEVFDEMDANGDGEVTFDEFKAAMQKDSSLQDVLLSSLRPPGPGQQQQQ